From one Spiroplasma endosymbiont of Panorpa germanica genomic stretch:
- the ispF gene encoding 2-C-methyl-D-erythritol 2,4-cyclodiphosphate synthase: MYRIGQSTDIHNLSKGKQLILGQINIPSIWKVEAISDGDVITHAICEAIIGALGLGDLGEHFPENKQKKGFASSQIIEHCNKILLENKYQIVNIDSLIILDKPNLLEHKMNIKNNLAKLFDIEIERINVKATTSEHNFLSMIQASAVVLLKKVE; this comes from the coding sequence ATGTACAGAATAGGCCAATCAACAGATATTCATAATCTCTCAAAAGGAAAGCAATTGATTTTGGGCCAGATCAACATACCATCGATTTGAAAGGTTGAAGCCATTAGTGATGGAGATGTTATAACCCATGCGATTTGTGAAGCTATAATAGGAGCTTTAGGACTTGGAGATTTAGGCGAGCATTTCCCAGAAAATAAACAAAAAAAAGGTTTTGCTTCATCACAAATAATTGAGCACTGTAACAAAATTTTATTAGAAAATAAATATCAGATAGTAAATATTGATAGCTTAATTATTTTGGATAAACCCAATCTTCTTGAGCATAAAATGAATATAAAAAATAACTTAGCAAAATTATTTGATATCGAAATAGAAAGAATCAACGTTAAAGCTACAACTAGTGAACATAATTTTTTAAGTATGATTCAAGCTAGTGCTGTAGTTCTGTTGAAGAAGGTAGAATAA